The nucleotide sequence CGCTGGCTGTTCGGCGAGAGCCGGCCCATCGACAAGCCGCCCGGCAGCCTGGAGGGCTACCTCTTCCCCGATACGTATCGCTTCGCGGTGGGTCAAGACGAAGAGGCCCTCATTCGCAAGATGGTGGCCCGTTTTGCCGAGAAGGTCCTGCCCCTTTACCAGGAGCTCGGCGCAGGCGGCAAGCTCTCCTTGCACCAGGTCGTGGTGCTCGCCTCCATCGTGGAAAAGGAGGCCATGCGGGACAGCGAGCGAGCGCTGATCGCGTCGGTATTCCACAACCGTCTGCGCCTGGGGCGCCCGCTCCAGGCGGATCCCACGCTGATGTACATCCTGCACCCCCCTCCCAAGAAGCTCTACCGGCAGCACCTGGCCATCGATTCGCCTTACAACACGTACCGGTACCCGGGGCTTCCCCCCACTGCCATTGCCAGCCCGGGGCTCGCTTCGATCCGGGCGGTGCTCCGGCCGGCTTCGACTCCCTACCTGTACTTCGTGGCACGGGGCGACGGGACCCACGTCTTCAGCCGCACCTTCCGTGACCACGTCGACGCGCGCCGCCGCCTCGCCTATTAGCCGGCACCCGGGGACCAGCACCGTACCTCCCGCGCCTTCATAGCATGGGAATTGGCTTCATGGCGTGGGGGGTACGGAGCTTGATTCCATGGCTCGCAGCGTGGGATATCCTGGCGGAGTCCCTGCGGCACATTCCGTGGCTGGCGGGTTACGTGGGCGGCGAGGGATCCTTCCCCTTGCCCCTGGACGAGCAAGAGGAGAGCCGGCTGGTCCAGGCGATGCTGCACGGCGACACCGAGGCCCGCAACATCCTCATCGAGCACAACCTGCGCCTGGTGGCCCACGTGGTGAAGAAGTTCGAGTCCACGGGCGAGGAGACCGAAGACCTCATCTCCATCGGCACCATCGGGCTCATCAAGGCCATCAATACCTTCGATCCGGGCCGGCGCACCCGCCTTGCTACCTACGCCGCCAAGTGCATCGAAAACGAGATCCTGATGCACCTGCGCTCCGTGCGCAAGAACCGGGGGGAGACCCTCCTGTACGACCCCATCGGGTCGGACGGCGACGGCAACGACGTCACCCTCATCGACGTGCTCGGGAGCGACGCCGACAGCGTCTCCGAAGCGGTGGAGGCCCAGGCCGAGAAGGACCGGCTGCGCCGCACCCTCACCACGCTGACCAAGAGGGAGCGGTGGGTGCTCCAGATGCGCTACGGGTTGCTGGACGGGATGCGCAAGACGCAGCGAGACGTGTCCCGCCAGCTGGGGATTTCCCGCTCTTACGTCTCGCGTATCGAAAAACGGGCGCTCACCAAACTCCAGCAGCAGCTCCAAAACGGGTGAGCGGACCACCGAGGGCCTCCCTCGCCCCGGCCTGCTTCCTCCTCCTTTTCCGGCCGATCGCGGACGGGCTCTTGCTATAATAGGGCCACTATGCAGCGCAGCAACGGCCCGAGCGCTTCTTACACGCTCCCGGCGGCGGCGCCGTGGCAACTCCTGGTGCCGGATCTCTGGGTGGACGACCTCGAGGCCATCGACCTCGACCGGTTGGGGCGCCACGGGATCCGGTGCCTGCTCGTGGACATCGACAACACCCTCATCCCCTGGGGCGAGCCGTTACCGGACGCCCGGGCCTACCGCTTCGTCGAGCGGGCTCGCCGGGCCGGGCTGCAGGTGGTCATCCTGTCCAACGCCCGCCGGGGGCGGCGAGCGGCCGTCGCGGCCGCCCTGGGGGTCCCGGCGGTGCGCTCGGGCTTCAAACCCCGTCGCTCGGTCTTCCTGGCCGCGGCCGCCCTCGTCGGGTGTCGACCGGAGCAGGCGGCGGTGGTCGGCGATCAGCTGTGGACGGACGTGCTCGGAGGCCGGCGGGCGGGGATGTTCACCATTCTCGTCGATCCGCTCGGTGCCGAGGAGAGCCTGTTGACCAGGGCCATCACGCGCCCGGTCGAGCGAGCCGTCCTGCGGTGGCTCGCCAGGCGTGGCAGGCTGCCGGCCGCGCGGGTGCAGGCCCGGCTCGCCGGCAGGAGACGATCCGTGCAGCAGGGCCGCCCCGGTACGGGCCGCAGGCCGGGCTGAGGACGGGATCGAGACAGAGGGAGGAAGGCCAGGCGCGTGTTGCGCATGCTCACCGCGGGGGAGTCTCACGGCCCCGCGTTGACGGTGATCGTGGAAGGGGTACCGGCGGGTCTGGCGCTCTCGCCGGAGGCCATCGACCGGGAGCTGCGCCGCCGCCAGGAAGGATACGGGCGAGGCCAGCGGATGCGGATCGAGCAGGATCGCGCGCGCATCCTGTCCGGGGTGCGCCAGGGGATGACCCTGGGCAGCCCCATCGCGCTCCAGGTCGAAAACCGGGACTACCCGCACTGGGCCCACACCATGGCGCCGCAAGTCCAGCCGGAGCAGGAGCCGGGGGCGGAGGCCGGCGCCAGGTGGCGGAGCCGGCCGGTGACGCGGCCGCGTCCGGGGCACGCCGACCTGGCGGGGGCCCTCAAGTTCGGCTTCACCGACGTGCGCAACGTCCTCGAGCGGGCCTCGGCCCGGGAGACTGCCGCCCGGGTAGCGGCCGGGGCCGTCGCCCGCCAGTTGCTGGCGGCGGTCGGGATTACGGTAGTCGGCCGAGTCGTACGGATCGGGCC is from Limnochorda sp. L945t and encodes:
- the mltG gene encoding endolytic transglycosylase MltG; this translates as MHPAETPSAVGTGWHKAGRWVGIAAAAGALAVTAAGVIVAAWMMPVSSGPLVASVIIHVPQESTASQVGRELEERNLVRSGWLFALMARVQGLDQRLQAGYYRLRADMAPQEMIRILSRGAVAVEEVTIPEGSTIEGIAWRLERAGLANARRFIELASDDRWLFGESRPIDKPPGSLEGYLFPDTYRFAVGQDEEALIRKMVARFAEKVLPLYQELGAGGKLSLHQVVVLASIVEKEAMRDSERALIASVFHNRLRLGRPLQADPTLMYILHPPPKKLYRQHLAIDSPYNTYRYPGLPPTAIASPGLASIRAVLRPASTPYLYFVARGDGTHVFSRTFRDHVDARRRLAY
- the sigK gene encoding RNA polymerase sporulation sigma factor SigK, translated to MIPWLAAWDILAESLRHIPWLAGYVGGEGSFPLPLDEQEESRLVQAMLHGDTEARNILIEHNLRLVAHVVKKFESTGEETEDLISIGTIGLIKAINTFDPGRRTRLATYAAKCIENEILMHLRSVRKNRGETLLYDPIGSDGDGNDVTLIDVLGSDADSVSEAVEAQAEKDRLRRTLTTLTKRERWVLQMRYGLLDGMRKTQRDVSRQLGISRSYVSRIEKRALTKLQQQLQNG
- a CDS encoding YqeG family HAD IIIA-type phosphatase; the protein is MQRSNGPSASYTLPAAAPWQLLVPDLWVDDLEAIDLDRLGRHGIRCLLVDIDNTLIPWGEPLPDARAYRFVERARRAGLQVVILSNARRGRRAAVAAALGVPAVRSGFKPRRSVFLAAAALVGCRPEQAAVVGDQLWTDVLGGRRAGMFTILVDPLGAEESLLTRAITRPVERAVLRWLARRGRLPAARVQARLAGRRRSVQQGRPGTGRRPG